Genomic DNA from Deferribacterota bacterium:
CAGCTAGTAAGATTACCGTTGGTTACGGGCTAGATAGTGAAGTGCAAATGGGTCCAATGCAAAATATTAATGCGAAAAAAAGAGTTCTAAATTATTTAGAATTGGGGATAAAAGAGGGAGCAAAAATTGAGTTAGATGGCAGAAATTTTAATATAAAAGGGGACTACCCTGATACATCATTTATAGGCCCTACAGTCTTTTCAAATGTTGATCCTTCTATGAAAATAGCTAAAGAGGAAATATTTGGACCAGTGGCTTCTATATTAAGGGCTGAAAATTTTGAAAGGGCAATTGAGATTATAAACCAATCGAATTATGGGAATGCAGCTAGTATCTTTACAAATAATGGAGGCATAGCTAGGGAATTTAGATATAAAGTAAACTGTGGGAATATTGGTATAAACATTGGTGTGCCTGCTCCTGTTGGTCATTTTCACTTTGGAGGCATGAAAGACTCCTTTTTTGGAACATTACATGCTCAAGGAAGGGATATAACAAGGTTCTTTCTAGAGGGGAAGATTGTTATAGAGAGGTGGTTTTGAATACACTTTCTACACTTATTAATAGTGTCATTCAATTTGAAGAGGATTTATCTAATGTCTATAATAAGATTACAGAGGATATTATAATTGATGAACCTTTCTTTGAAAATCTAGAAAAAGAGACGCTAAAAATCTGTAGAAACATTGAGAGAGCTTATAGGGATTCAGTAACTGATACATTAGAGAGCACTTTTTTTCTAAATAATGTTGAGTTGCCACTTATAAGAATTGACGAAAGTGCAAGCGATTATAAAAAAGAAATATTAAAACTAGAAAGTGATTGTGTGCAATTTTATGAGAGTATTACTAAACATATGAAGGATTATAATAAAATCATCTATAGATATTTTGCAAAACTATTAGAAAAACACAAATTATGTTATAATGAATTAAAAGAAATAATGGAGTAATAAATGGACTATGAGGCAATGAAAAGCTTTGTTTGCAAACATACCTTTGGAACCTGGAGAAAACAGAAAGTATGGCAGTCTCCTTTATTTGTTAAAAGGGCAGAAGGTTCTACATTTTACGATGAAAAGAACAACAGCTATATAGATTTTTCTTCACAACTTATGTGTTCAAACTTAGGTCATAACAATAGAGATATTATAGATGCCATAAAAAGGCAGGCCGATGAACTTGCTTATATTGCCCCATCTTTCTTAACTGATGCTACATATAAAGCAGTAAAGGCACTTGTTAGTGTTTTACCAAAAGATCTCAATAACCTATTTTTTAGCCCGTCAGGCACTGAGGCCAATGAGGCGGCAGTGGCTATAATTAGACAATACAAGAGACCTAAATATAAGATTATTTCAAGGTATAGATCTTATCATGGTGCAACAGCAAGTTCAATTTCTCTAACAGGAGATCCTCGCAGATGGTTTATTGAACCCTATAATTTAATAGAGGGAGTAATATTTGCACCTGACTGTTATTGCTATAGATGTCCCTTTGAGCTTGAATATCCAAATTGTGGTATTATGTGCGCAAAATATGTGGATTATATGATAAAAGAAGAAGGGAATGTTGCAGCAATAATTGTAGAACCTGTTGTAGGAACAAATGGTATTATTGTGCCTGTGAAAGAATATTTGCCTCTTCTTAGAAAAATAGCCGATGAAAATGATGCCCTTTTAGTCTTTGATGAGG
This window encodes:
- a CDS encoding aspartate aminotransferase family protein; translated protein: MDYEAMKSFVCKHTFGTWRKQKVWQSPLFVKRAEGSTFYDEKNNSYIDFSSQLMCSNLGHNNRDIIDAIKRQADELAYIAPSFLTDATYKAVKALVSVLPKDLNNLFFSPSGTEANEAAVAIIRQYKRPKYKIISRYRSYHGATASSISLTGDPRRWFIEPYNLIEGVIFAPDCYCYRCPFELEYPNCGIMCAKYVDYMIKEEGNVAAIIVEPVVGTNGIIVPVKEYLPLLRKIADENDALLVFDEVMSGWFRCGRLFAYQNWDVSPDMITTAKGCTSAYTPVGITITSEKIKEFFNDNYFAHGHTYASHPLGLSAIPAAINEYKKLIDGDKLSITSKYLMDALNYLKENHPSIGEVRGLGHFFAVEIVKNRESREPFNTKSDKAKGVPLMTDTIAGHALKKGLYINTWYNHFVVAPPLIITKEEIDKAINIFDEVLKIADRSTSE